The following are encoded in a window of Acropora muricata isolate sample 2 chromosome 6, ASM3666990v1, whole genome shotgun sequence genomic DNA:
- the LOC136920855 gene encoding uncharacterized protein isoform X1, producing MKLSVILSSLFLVLVSGRIYWHRSRNADPMFSPRWDKLTVTWLRWEPLPLTVNDALKKGWRLQDDYQEIPYFSGNRYVRRRDKTVMLLFDEDNRVLGLQTGIPKSNVEFKPLPWIKENDSFVLTAYFRQPRTSKEYLSPSPSKNIGDQLLILNSSTSTEKLIQIPTKESELVGSAWTEGQCFYTMGKLYWYDLSNVSDCNSLLPVFLIYTNEVLNGFGWILPYKIDNARFVHVSQLSFSYLFRNDTIPNCFRNTSHLSLMHVFLDSHPVMNLC from the exons ATGAAGCTCTCGGTGATCTTATCCTCTCTGTTTCTGGTCTTGGTGTCAGGAAGAATTTACTGGCATCGTTCCCGAAACGCAG ATCCTATGTTCTCTCCAAGGTGGGATAAATTGACAG TCACGTGGTTAAGATGGGAACCTTTGCCATTGACTGTTAATGATGCTCTCAAAAAGGGCTGGAGACTACAGGACGATTATCAAG AAATCCCGTATTTTAGTGGAAATCGTTATGTTCGTCGTCGGGATAAAACAGTGATGCTTCTATTTGATGAAGACAACAGAGTATTGGGATTACAAACTGGG ATACCCAAATCAAACGTCGAATTCAAACCGTTGCCATGGATAAAGGAAAACGACTCCTTCGTCCTGACTGCGTACTTTAGACAACCAAGGACATCCAAGGAATATTTGTCCCCCTCACCTTCCAAGAATATTGGTGACCAACTCCTCATCTTGAATAGCAGCACTTCAACAGAAAAATTAATTCAGATTCCGACAAAAGAAAGCGAATTAGTAGGGAGTGCGTGGACTGAGGGACAATGTTTTTACACGATGG GAAAGCTTTATTGGTATGACTTGTCAAACGTATCAGACTGCAATTCCTTGCTTCCTGTTTTTTTGATCTACACCAATGAAGTGTTGAACGGATTTGGTTGGATTCTACCATATAAAATCGACAACGCACGTTTTGTTCATGTATCGCAATTATCATTTTCG tATCTATTCAGAAACGACACCATACCAAACTGCTTTCGGAACACCTCTCATCTCTCCTTGATGCACGTTTTCTTGGATTCACACCCAGTAATGAACCTTTGCTAA
- the LOC136920855 gene encoding uncharacterized protein isoform X2, producing the protein MKLSVILSSLFLVLVSGRIYWHRSRNAVTWLRWEPLPLTVNDALKKGWRLQDDYQEIPYFSGNRYVRRRDKTVMLLFDEDNRVLGLQTGIPKSNVEFKPLPWIKENDSFVLTAYFRQPRTSKEYLSPSPSKNIGDQLLILNSSTSTEKLIQIPTKESELVGSAWTEGQCFYTMGKLYWYDLSNVSDCNSLLPVFLIYTNEVLNGFGWILPYKIDNARFVHVSQLSFSYLFRNDTIPNCFRNTSHLSLMHVFLDSHPVMNLC; encoded by the exons ATGAAGCTCTCGGTGATCTTATCCTCTCTGTTTCTGGTCTTGGTGTCAGGAAGAATTTACTGGCATCGTTCCCGAAACGCAG TCACGTGGTTAAGATGGGAACCTTTGCCATTGACTGTTAATGATGCTCTCAAAAAGGGCTGGAGACTACAGGACGATTATCAAG AAATCCCGTATTTTAGTGGAAATCGTTATGTTCGTCGTCGGGATAAAACAGTGATGCTTCTATTTGATGAAGACAACAGAGTATTGGGATTACAAACTGGG ATACCCAAATCAAACGTCGAATTCAAACCGTTGCCATGGATAAAGGAAAACGACTCCTTCGTCCTGACTGCGTACTTTAGACAACCAAGGACATCCAAGGAATATTTGTCCCCCTCACCTTCCAAGAATATTGGTGACCAACTCCTCATCTTGAATAGCAGCACTTCAACAGAAAAATTAATTCAGATTCCGACAAAAGAAAGCGAATTAGTAGGGAGTGCGTGGACTGAGGGACAATGTTTTTACACGATGG GAAAGCTTTATTGGTATGACTTGTCAAACGTATCAGACTGCAATTCCTTGCTTCCTGTTTTTTTGATCTACACCAATGAAGTGTTGAACGGATTTGGTTGGATTCTACCATATAAAATCGACAACGCACGTTTTGTTCATGTATCGCAATTATCATTTTCG tATCTATTCAGAAACGACACCATACCAAACTGCTTTCGGAACACCTCTCATCTCTCCTTGATGCACGTTTTCTTGGATTCACACCCAGTAATGAACCTTTGCTAA